A genome region from Geminicoccus roseus DSM 18922 includes the following:
- a CDS encoding calcium-binding protein codes for MASINGTSGADVLRGTTLADVIWARGGNDAVRGLAGNDRLYGEAGNDTIHGGDGNDRMGGGFGNDRLFGDGGNDTLLGDAGRDYLWGGAGKDDLAGGAGDDVLRGNSGDDILRGDGGNDLLEGGAGNDLFHGGTGADRFFGGDGIDTVSFVHETYGVFVHMVGNYAANGDPEMVDPTVVERLEGVERVRGSNHDDLMFAQIEDGFPITWDDPLAFFGLGGNDRLVGGSAGDELEGNDGNDFISGDAGNDVLRGGNGDDVLEGGAGNDLFHGGAGADTFIGGDGIDTVSYAGEARGVFVHLASSYAPGSWPDLEDTLTYESLTGVERVRGTSHDDALHGVMVSSEEELTTPIALFGLGGDDSISGGFSDDALEGNDGNDFIDGKIGNDRIDGGAGADLLNGGFGEGDDRLTGGGGRDTFRYSIDRHGDDPDAPPNFDPENTGADIITDLRPGEDRLVWSARAADDPGSADGVSYSHDELFDVLDSNGDGAISGLDRFADSRLVEGVRSLVIDVSALLNAKLPAGEDLKGTLSGDRLTLLGLNSLEAQDIAAG; via the coding sequence ATGGCCAGCATCAACGGTACCAGCGGCGCGGACGTGCTGCGCGGGACGACGCTTGCCGACGTCATCTGGGCGCGTGGCGGCAACGATGCCGTCAGAGGCCTTGCCGGCAATGACCGCCTGTATGGCGAGGCCGGGAACGACACGATCCATGGGGGGGACGGCAACGACCGCATGGGCGGTGGGTTCGGCAACGACCGGTTGTTCGGTGATGGCGGGAACGACACGCTGTTGGGCGATGCCGGCCGCGACTATCTGTGGGGCGGTGCCGGCAAGGACGACCTGGCCGGCGGGGCCGGCGACGATGTCCTGCGGGGCAACTCCGGCGACGACATCCTGCGGGGGGACGGCGGCAACGACCTGCTGGAAGGCGGGGCCGGCAACGACCTGTTCCATGGCGGGACCGGGGCCGACCGGTTCTTCGGTGGCGATGGGATCGACACGGTCTCGTTCGTCCACGAGACGTATGGCGTCTTCGTGCACATGGTCGGCAACTATGCGGCCAATGGCGATCCCGAGATGGTCGACCCCACGGTGGTGGAGCGGCTCGAAGGGGTGGAGCGGGTGCGTGGCAGCAACCACGATGACCTGATGTTCGCCCAGATCGAGGACGGCTTCCCCATTACCTGGGACGATCCGCTGGCCTTCTTCGGCCTGGGCGGCAACGACCGCCTTGTCGGCGGCAGTGCCGGCGACGAGTTGGAAGGCAACGACGGCAACGACTTCATCAGCGGCGATGCTGGTAACGACGTTCTGCGGGGCGGCAACGGCGACGATGTGCTGGAAGGAGGTGCCGGCAACGACCTGTTCCATGGTGGGGCAGGCGCCGACACGTTCATCGGTGGTGATGGGATCGACACGGTCTCCTACGCAGGCGAAGCACGCGGCGTCTTCGTCCACCTGGCCTCGTCCTACGCACCGGGCTCCTGGCCGGACCTCGAAGATACCCTGACCTACGAATCGCTGACCGGCGTGGAGCGGGTACGGGGCACTTCCCATGACGATGCCCTGCACGGGGTCATGGTCTCAAGCGAAGAGGAACTGACCACGCCCATCGCCCTGTTCGGCCTGGGCGGCGACGATTCCATCAGTGGCGGGTTCTCCGACGACGCGCTGGAAGGCAACGACGGCAACGACTTCATCGACGGAAAGATCGGCAACGACCGGATCGACGGCGGTGCCGGCGCCGACCTGCTGAACGGTGGTTTCGGCGAAGGCGACGACCGGCTGACGGGCGGCGGCGGGAGAGACACCTTCCGCTATTCGATCGACCGGCATGGAGATGATCCGGACGCGCCGCCGAATTTCGATCCGGAGAATACCGGCGCCGACATCATCACCGACCTCCGCCCAGGCGAGGACAGGCTCGTCTGGAGCGCGCGTGCCGCCGATGACCCGGGCAGTGCCGACGGCGTGTCCTATTCCCATGATGAATTGTTCGACGTGCTGGACAGCAACGGCGACGGCGCGATCAGCGGGCTGGACCGGTTTGCCGACAGCAGGCTGGTCGAGGGCGTGCGCAGCCTGGTGATCGACGTCTCGGCGCTTCTCAATGCCAAGCTGCCGGCCGGCGAAGACCTCAAGGGCACGCTGAGCGGCGACCGGCTGACCCTGCTTGGCCTGAACAGCCTGGAGGCGCAGGACATCGCGGCCGGCTGA
- a CDS encoding AraC family transcriptional regulator, with the protein MNGVEAVSADTGHAFGRHIHEQFGIGVILRGAQRSSSGRGMVEAQAGDVITVNPGEVHDGLPVGESGRAWRMLYLEPAALAGPMGDLTGGGGAGAELAHPVRRDPAAAAAFRSLFRAVTDPQGGSSEIEGQQSLILLLARLVERRSPGRAPGAVLGIGRVRARIDDDPSAPLSLAELAQIGGVSPFQLIRGFARATGLTPHAYLVQRRLHKARRLIAGGVVLADAAQAAGFADQSHMTRLFVRAYGMSPGRFAAARR; encoded by the coding sequence ATGAACGGCGTGGAGGCGGTGTCGGCGGATACCGGGCATGCGTTCGGCCGGCATATCCATGAGCAGTTCGGGATCGGGGTGATCCTGCGCGGGGCGCAGCGATCCTCGAGCGGGCGGGGCATGGTCGAGGCGCAGGCCGGCGACGTGATCACCGTGAACCCGGGCGAGGTGCATGACGGGCTGCCGGTCGGCGAGAGCGGCCGGGCCTGGCGGATGCTGTATCTCGAGCCGGCGGCGCTGGCGGGGCCGATGGGCGATCTGACTGGGGGCGGCGGCGCCGGTGCGGAGCTGGCGCACCCGGTGAGGCGGGATCCGGCGGCGGCAGCAGCGTTCCGGTCCCTGTTCCGGGCGGTGACCGACCCGCAGGGCGGAAGCAGCGAGATCGAGGGCCAGCAGAGCCTGATCCTGCTGCTGGCGCGGCTTGTCGAGCGCCGATCGCCCGGGCGCGCGCCCGGAGCGGTGCTGGGGATCGGGCGGGTGCGGGCGCGCATCGACGACGATCCGTCGGCGCCCCTCTCGCTTGCCGAGCTGGCCCAGATCGGCGGCGTCAGCCCGTTCCAGCTGATCCGGGGCTTCGCCAGGGCGACCGGCCTGACGCCGCACGCCTATCTGGTCCAGCGCCGGCTGCACAAGGCCCGGCGGCTGATCGCGGGCGGCGTCGTCCTGGCCGATGCGGCCCAGGCGGCGGGCTTTGCCGACCAGAGCCACATGACCCGGCTGTTCGTGCGCGCCTACGGCATGTCGCCCGGCCGCTTTGCCGCCGCCAGGCGCTGA